In Bacteroidales bacterium, one genomic interval encodes:
- a CDS encoding endonuclease/exonuclease/phosphatase family protein — MKTAILKRSIICLQNLSAICVIILTVNLSSCSGSSSSNSLRIVFWNIQNGMWSGQDDNYDAFVKWVSEQQPDICIWCEAQSIFLSGTADRMPNKDRYLVDGWGELAARYGHQYCYTGGHRDSYPQVITSKYPIENIERIVGTEPDSVVTHGAGWARIKVNGHMLNLVSLHLWPQRFAYGAEDKDASIAGNGGDHYRRMEMEYICKHTIGTVSASADQMWFMAGDFNARSRHDNWFYKYPENDTRLLVHDYIKQNTPYLDIIADKYPGEFKTTTHGKARIDFVYCTVPLYDRIVLANVLLDEYTTPVRDSKGLSNFWHPSDHLPIMVEFDMGKK; from the coding sequence ATGAAAACTGCAATTTTGAAAAGAAGCATCATCTGTCTGCAGAACCTGTCTGCCATATGTGTCATTATACTTACAGTAAACCTTTCATCATGCTCGGGCAGTTCTTCCTCAAACAGCCTGCGTATAGTGTTCTGGAATATCCAGAATGGTATGTGGTCAGGGCAAGATGATAACTATGATGCTTTTGTGAAATGGGTCAGCGAACAGCAACCCGACATCTGTATTTGGTGCGAGGCCCAGTCTATTTTCTTATCCGGAACAGCCGACAGGATGCCGAACAAGGATCGTTATCTAGTCGATGGTTGGGGTGAATTGGCGGCACGTTACGGACATCAGTATTGCTACACGGGCGGACACCGCGATAGTTATCCGCAGGTAATCACGTCTAAATATCCCATCGAGAATATCGAACGCATCGTAGGTACCGAACCGGACAGTGTCGTCACCCACGGCGCAGGATGGGCCCGTATCAAGGTGAACGGACATATGCTCAACCTGGTGAGCCTGCACTTGTGGCCCCAGAGGTTTGCTTATGGAGCGGAGGATAAGGATGCAAGTATTGCCGGAAATGGAGGTGACCATTACCGTCGTATGGAGATGGAATATATCTGTAAACATACCATTGGGACAGTTTCCGCCAGTGCAGATCAGATGTGGTTCATGGCAGGCGATTTTAATGCCCGTTCGCGCCATGACAACTGGTTCTATAAATACCCGGAAAACGACACCCGATTGCTGGTTCATGACTATATAAAGCAGAATACACCTTATTTGGATATTATTGCAGATAAGTATCCAGGCGAGTTCAAAACCACCACCCATGGGAAAGCGCGTATCGACTTCGTCTATTGCACTGTTCCGCTTTATGACCGCATAGTGCTGGCCAACGTGCTACTGGACGAATATACTACTCCTGTCCGTGACTCAAAAGGACTCAGTAACTTCTGGCACCCGTCGGATCATCTTCCGATCATGGTGGAGTTCGATATGGGAAAGAAATAG
- a CDS encoding DUF308 domain-containing protein has protein sequence MENLIHSVKQAVKYWWVSLLVGILALILGIWSIATPDVTLVALTYVFIFAFFISGILEIVFAISNREIHSGWGWTLASGIIDLLFGILLLALPLPLITTILIYFVGFWILFRSIWAIGDSVQLQRFGVKGWGWLLAFAILSIIFSFFFLISPMFGGVFIVAFVSVAFISYGIFRIYLSIKLRSLHKDVEKITHHK, from the coding sequence TCCTTACTGGTCGGTATTTTAGCATTGATATTGGGTATCTGGAGTATCGCCACACCGGATGTTACGTTGGTAGCCCTGACTTATGTTTTCATATTCGCTTTTTTTATCAGTGGTATTCTTGAAATTGTATTTGCCATATCGAATAGGGAGATTCATAGCGGATGGGGCTGGACGCTGGCTAGCGGAATTATTGACCTGTTGTTCGGTATTTTACTTCTGGCGCTTCCATTACCATTAATCACTACTATCCTGATCTATTTTGTAGGTTTTTGGATATTGTTCCGTTCTATATGGGCGATAGGTGATTCGGTCCAATTGCAGCGTTTTGGCGTTAAAGGCTGGGGATGGCTGTTGGCCTTTGCCATTTTAAGCATTATCTTTTCATTCTTCTTCCTGATCAGTCCGATGTTTGGCGGCGTATTCATTGTAGCTTTTGTTTCTGTAGCCTTTATTTCTTATGGGATCTTCAGGATATATCTCTCCATTAAATTAAGATCTTTACATAAGGATGTGGAAAAAATAACCCATCACAAATAA